AAaggagaaatatatatatatatatatatatatatatatatatatatatatatatataggaaatgttGAGAAATAACCTCTCTTAACAACATGGGTACAATAACCTGCTCAACCAAAAGGTCGACAAAAACCAGCCAACACAGCAAAAACCCTCTCAAAAAACCTCTAGCAACCCGATAAACACCCTGCCAATACCCACTCAAAAACCCTACACCTGGACCAAACAGAAATTCGTGACCAAAAGCTCCAACCATATAAACCAAAACTAATTTGCTATAAAAGCTTCAACCACACAAGTGATGAGTTGAAGGTGTTATTGGAATGGCCTAGATTTATGGAAGTAAGAGAAACACCGCTTAAAATAGTCTAAAATGCAGTTGCAGGGTAAACAAACATTGACAAATAGTCAGTATACCCAAAAAGTCTATGCTCCACTTGACTTTCATTCATCATGAAATGCGTCATCCATAACTTATGAACCATATTTTTGGCTTTACATATATTAAGAGTGTTTGtctcaattttttataaaaaaatcattttttttaaatgtaagaTATTTATTTCagctttttaaaaataatattattttaaagggttaagcatcatattggtccctgtctttgtatCGCCGTCTGAATtaggtccctccccggaaaaattattgaaaaaggtcatcatatttgaaaatcatatggagcggatcctcgccggagctcggagctccggcgagtgatgatttggatcGGTGATTGTGAAAATTGAGCTGACatggatttttaaaaaaataaaaaaataaaaaataacatgtCAGATTATATTAATCCAATTAACTATAATTaccctaaattaattaacaaaattaattccaATTCCCTAAATTAACTCAAATTCCCAATCATCCCTACCAAATTAGGGTTCATCTTCTGCCACCCAAATCccaaaatctctctttttctcttccaCACAACCCCAGCAGTCATCTGCAACCCTCATCATCTAGCACACCAATAGCCGACAGCCACCACCATCACTCTTTCCCTCTCTCCTAGCCGGCGGCCACAACCATCACCATAGCCACCTCCATTTCTTCCCAAACCACCGTCAAATCCACCACTCTTCTCGCCAACCTTTCACTCTAGAACCGTACCACCACTTCGGAGAGAGAGGAAGCCAGAACTGGTTCGAGAGATCAGAGGTGTGGTGGCACACGGACTCAAGGATGAGGAGATGAGTGACCCAGATCTGGTTCGAATTTTGCAGCGATTTGGAGGGTACTGTGGCGCTTTGAGCGATTTTGGGGTTATGGGTGTGAAGGTAAGAAGAGAGGAAGTGGTGCATCGATTTTTTGGGTCGCACGTCCTCCCTGTTCcctccaccaccgtcatctCCTCTTCTGGTCCCAGCGCCACCACCGCTCACTCTCGGATTTCGACACAGCTTCAGCGTCCACTGTCTCCTTTCTCTTGTCGGTTGGTGTATCTCTTTCCTTCAACGTCCCGTAgaacttttctctcttctctttgtcTCAATTTCTACTGCTACTGGTCTTTATTGGAGAAGAATCGGAGAAGAGAAGAAGTTGAAGAACAAGGGGAGAAGAGATGCAGATGGGCGAAGCCATTCTCCTTGTGGAGATGCAGTGGGCTTGAGTGATGAAATCAGGGGATTGGAATTAGCggatgagaagaagaagaaccctaaTTTGATTGGGAAATTTGGGTTAATTGTGGGAGAATTGAGGTTAATTTGGgaaatttgtttttgttaattaatttaggtttagttttgttaattgattttatttttgttgatttaattaaaatttctgatgtgttattttttttaatttttttaaaattcacaTAAGCATTATTAGCATAGTCAGCgatccaaatcatcactcgccggagttccgggctccggcgaggatccgctccatatgattttcaaatatgaggaccttttccaataatttttccggggAGAGACCTGGGTCAGAcagcgacacaaagacagggaccaatatgaTACTTAACCCTATTTTAAAAATACCTGAAACCTAACTATTTGGAAAAGCTACTTTCATTAGCTTATCAAGAAAATATATTATAacttatgagagaaaaaaaagtgattttaattagtgtAATCAAACATAAATCAACTTTCGAATttcaactcttgcgaatagaaaaaactcattggCCAGCCCCCTATTGCTTATTGCGCTGACCGTGGAAAGCGAGAGAttattgtaacgccccaatttctcaactgaggagtcacattagtaacctaacaaagtctaaggactatttcgtaatcctaagaaaacacgataattttttttttccttttcaaaacaactaaacacagtttaatacatagcatagtcttaattaaacaatcCGTTCCCGACAtttaataatagtgtcttacaatagcataatcaagtttccaaaataagtacgcacacttaaacagtggcgaaaatagggttttagtaacagagttttcagataacgaagaagactcaaagcataaactactaagaggaaaATATAAagcttcttccatccttgctccgccagttactatccctcctccatctcagcatggctaagcatcgcccGAAGgttcttcatcgcctaatagcgttaagcgcccaaacaacaaatagcaaatagaaagggttaactccatgcaattaccatgtacaaaagagaaaatcatgctattcaattCTAATTacttagcatggtaaataactagcaacataactcaactcatatatcaacaacttaacatagattaactcagataataataatctcaacaatgtaacatcaaatcagatatcaataaatcaataactgaaatccaacaacatagggtcaggtgttagttccctataatgcaactatatgctgctaccaaaatggatcgatcaatatcgtctctcaagacgggacagacgtggaacgacaaccactgaatgccacttaatatcgcctcacaagacgggacaaccatgtggaacgacaaccactggatgccacttaataacgccacgaaggacgggacagacatgtggaacgacaaccactgaatgccacttaataacgccacgaaggacgggacagacatgtggagcaacaaccactgaatgtcacttaataacgcctcaaaagacgggacaagcatgtggaacgacaaccactgcaCTGCCACTAAGTTTTAGCCCTATATaccaaaatcaatcaacaataatcatgtcttatccactagaaagcagtaatgacagaaaccagtaaacggtcgaagcctctcagaaaacggagacacacgtctcaataagtttactcggccgaagccttcagataacatttggcacaagcctcagaaacagtcaacattgcaagcataataatcataatccagtgtcaatcaatataaacatcttcatctcaaacgcaggcagtgcgataaaagcaggcaagactcaaatgacgctctaaaactgagttacccttaccttcgtgagtagaagttgggcatggaaattgcgaacctagaacaaagaaaacaaattcatcaacacaagcttcactaggagtaacacgatctactaatactaatcgaaatcgtaaagaaagcctttaaagcttcagagttcctatttaagcaTAAATTGACATCGGAGACTTCGTTcactaaaacgagcataactcgagctacagaactcggaatgacacgaaaccggagccaaaatttcgacaatcgaaagagctacgtaatggctcaggtcaaagagacccaaaaattatttttggacacggtaccctagcaaataggtttcggccactctcaaaaatagggtttccgaactttttcttcgatctaaatcgattcctaggtattcttaggcgatatctaggccagggaaactctcagaaaaattatcgggtcgaaaactgccgcaggggtattttggtcaatatttttagctcggaaactcaaaatcagaatttcgaaaaacaaattagatggggtcgacaccaacgacgattatgacgactaatcctactaacgctaagctcagtcgagagtttttgattcaaaaagcggaacctttatcagaaatgggtattttgagcagaatcgAAACTCGGCGGCCTTTCGGCGACATttggcaaaatgtaatccgctaaacaagctcaggggcacgcaaggaataagtttagacagagaaatcaagttatttggacagttttacaaaaagctcaaaactttgagcacagaaaaacatagagaaaagcgacagaatttacgatcagaggtaaggaaaaacatcagtacctcAAGGCCTAcacgtagcaacgaactgtgggacgatcaggcaagaatcgacaaaatcacttctcctccttcctccttggaaacccacggccgtgtgtgtgtgtgtttgtgatgttttttttcatttttcaagctatttataggttttggaaaatgcggaaaaatgaaaatttcgcgattccgatttttcctgcgcattcctctgtgaattctaagataggttctggcgacagaattccaaaactcaaaagaggtttcttggaattaaatcaaacgatccaaagtcggtgtaaatcgattttacccgaaaaactactttttgcagttgatgtcggatgagaaaccTTTCTTCagcatcaagagaaataggtgcacgcgtgtggaatcttcatttgaagctccgaatagaaaaagtcttcatcgtcggttgattttaggtttcttgaactatcagtgatttagtttcggcaaacctccgaggattagaatcggacgttcgtacattccagggtttcgtatcgaaacgcctgtcatggaaggattaagagaagttctgacatttctctgaagatttttggaattagtttccatcgtgtctttaagtgtaaattagtcgtttactaacgttttcttcttcataatactaatccaacCATCAAgtacaagtcaagttcctctcacgcttacacataatcctatgcgtgagttggaaattaattatttatttaattttaaaatcctGGATCTTACAATTATAGTCTCACGGCTATCGGTTGTGGGGATACCTtagtcaagacaaaaaaaaaaaaacataaatcaacTTATGCTTTCCTTATAATCTCTAAAAAATTGTCTCCTTTTTtgatagttaatttttttaatataatataaattcaCTTTAACTCTTCTTCTTTCTACAACAAGTTTTGCAAGTATTCCCCTTAAGTCGATGTTAAGTGCTAGAAACAAGAGCTCCCCAATTGTCTTTCCGATGTGATGGTTACTTACTTCTATCTAAAGAAGTGATATgggtaatgtttcatccacacctctcttttgaggtggagaggtggaatgatgagagagataggaataaaagaaaaagtaagagagagaaaatatgagatgtgatagatgataagatgagaaagatagaaataaaaagaggtgaaaatggagtgtttaaaaaatgaggtgtgtatatatcattactcgaaGTGATATAGTTCCTAATTCTCTCCGCCTCGCGAACTTGAACTCAAAGTGCTTGCAAGTATACCTTTGGGCAATGCGTACACCCTTTTCCATTATggtgacccctaatgtggaccacttttaaagtggtataattttagaccactttttttaacctgctataacaggtcaacacatctttttttttaaaaatttaatatatgacaaattgttaatgatattttttcttaaaaaaataatgtgttgacctgctatacccggtcaaagtaggtggtgtaaaattacaccacctaaatgatgcatattaggttctcccTTCCATTATAACCTTAGCTATGTTTTATAATTCTCTACTAGAACAATATTTATAATTTCAGTAATTTAAGTGCGAATAGTTGAGAAGGATAAaataagttaattaaattattaggGAAAAAAAAGGATAGTTATCtacttatatttaaattaagtaGCGTTTCAAAGAATATTTTAAACTAATGAGATAATCTCATTTAACAAGTAGAGTTTAATATTCATGCacgtataaaaaaaattacagtgataaaaaaaattgatgtgttagtgtgagcttATCCATCCTTTGAATAGGAATCCCttttctgaaagatcccaaCTTTCTTGCTTTGGTGTGTCTTCGAGATCCTTTTGATGACCTATGTTGTGTTGAAGGGGTATCAAGCCAATCTAATCATACGATACTGACGTTGACTTTCTAGACTCTTTGCCTTAGGATTAGTAATTCTCGCAGGCCGTATGAGAACCTTGATCAAATGAACTTGATGGTTCACCCTCGTGCTTACTTGATCATTATATATAGCTTCTGGATATGCTTATAACTCCCTTGGCTTACCATCCCCTCGATCCTACATTTCTTTGAAGGTTGAAGCTGTTCTACATTTTTTATAGATAGTTTTCATGAAaaatggaattaaaaaaaaaatcaaaaagagaaagaattagatatataatgaaaaaaaagtattttccgctggattcaataaaaaaaagtaaattgtAATTACATGTTtaatatcttccatttcccaAGATGATAAATGccctcatttttatttttattttgaaaaaacgaAAAGTAATTACAAACTAAATCTGGATAAATAGATCTTTTTGGTACATCTTATAGATAATGATATGCATATCCAAAGATATCAACCCAACCGTGTCTGGTTTACTTACTTGGTTGCTAAGTCATCGTCCCCTATAATATATATCATAAACCCTTCTCTTCATTAATTTGATCTCTCAACCCTTCTCTCTTCAAATTTCTTTGCCTTCAACATCAAATTCCATGGATTTTGAATTCGTTTGCAAGGTATACCCAAACATCTTAGAATGTGACTCTGCCACAGAAATTTCACAGCTGTGCCCCGTTGATCAATTCTTCAATGTTGAGTTTGAGATCAGGAATGTACACGATGCTACCCACTCAAACACTTATCGTCGATTTGGTTACATCTCAAAGGAAAATATGATGCAAGAAAACGTTGAATCTTTGCTTTCTAGTGTGGGGTTGCCAAATGATGCTTTCAGGTTTGTGGTGCCAAAAATCTTGGAAGGTGCTGATGAAATTAACAGTATGTACAAGAATAGAAGGATTTTATCAATGGTTGTATATATTGTTTTCACCCTGGCCAGTCATGAAGAtgaaattgatgatgatgatgatgatgatgatgatgatgatgatgatgatgatgatgatgatgatgatgatgatgatgatgatgatgattatgattatgattattatgatTATGATGGTTTTGAAGAATATTTAGAGGAGGGTGATGAAGATTTTGGATTGGTGCCATCAATTGAGGAGTTGGTGCAAGAAGAGTTCAAGCAAGAAGGAAACTGTGCGATTTGTTTTGAGGATTTTCATGTTGGTGTTCGAATGCCTTGTTTACACATGTTTCATAAGAATTGTATCACTAGTTGGTTGCAAGTGGCCAATTCTTGCCCTTTGTGTCGGTTTCATATGCCTATGAATGATGAACAAAATTCGTGAAGAATGTCTCCATTAATTGTATATGTGGTCAAGATTCAGAATTGTTGATCttcatatttctcttttttggTAGACAAAGAAACGAGGCATCCTGTATATCTAGTGGTAGGTAGCACTAAATAATGGTTTAAGATTATGAAGTacaattgaccaaaaaaaaaattatgaagtaCAGTAGATCTGGTATTATTAGGTTGGTAGCTTACATGGTTGAGTTAAAGGTAATTGCAGGTGAAGGgctagggttcgaaccctgatgagagataatttgtactaatttactaacaactaacatttgtctatccTAAAAAAAAATAGGGTGGTAATGTTAGAATATactaatataaaaccattcatttaTTATTTACCAACAAcataagcttttgagataagtggttgtttgacattCCTAATTATAGAACCTTGTATTAGGTCTACCGTTCAATCCTTGCTCCCCACACTTTATAATTAAAAAgtgaaatttaattaagcacatggtaggtggtcatgtgcatttatccacacttcaagcccaaataactcttacgccaatgggcgtgttagaatataatatatgaAAAACCATTCATTTAGCTTTTATCCAACAACTTAAACTCTTAAAGATAAGTGGTTCTTTGACAAGTACTGGgtagttaattaatttttgcAAAAAAGATTGGTGAACACCACAATAGTGGCAAACACCCAAACACCCCTGAGTTTTGGGGGTTAAAAACCGCCACAAACTGGTTTTTAACCCCCACAAGCTAGGGGTGTTTGGGTGTTTGTCACTATTATGGTGTCTCCGACAAGCTTTGCTCCTATTCCCCTTGAAGATGATGTTAAGAGTGCTAGAATCAGGAGCTCCCCTAATAAAATAAACCTCGGAAACATCCATGTTTCTAATGTGATGGTTGCTTGCTTCTCTCTAGGGAAATGATATCATTCCTAATTTTCTTAGCCTTGCTAACTTGAGGGTCAAAGTGCTTTCTCGTACCTATATCAACCTAATCACTTGATACGAGAAGGAGACATTAGGGAGATGAACATTCCATTAGGCGATAAATAGGCAATA
This portion of the Lotus japonicus ecotype B-129 chromosome 3, LjGifu_v1.2 genome encodes:
- the LOC130743653 gene encoding uncharacterized protein LOC130743653, which encodes MDFEFVCKVYPNILECDSATEISQLCPVDQFFNVEFEIRNVHDATHSNTYRRFGYISKENMMQENVESLLSSVGLPNDAFRFVVPKILEGADEINKYLEEGDEDFGLVPSIEELVQEEFKQEGNCAICFEDFHVGVRMPCLHMFHKNCITSWLQVANSCPLCRFHMPMNDEQNS